One genomic region from Lacerta agilis isolate rLacAgi1 chromosome 13, rLacAgi1.pri, whole genome shotgun sequence encodes:
- the NDUFB10 gene encoding NADH dehydrogenase [ubiquinone] 1 beta subcomplex subunit 10, with the protein MPEEPDRDVYREPPPRTPKTELTNPLYLVDQIFRVVVDAPVTAWREFIERQHAKNKFYYYHRNFRRVPDYTECFQDDYVCYYEAEMQWRRLVDRNIVRIIQERMGACKQREGPSYLENCAAELQHFKEVSKAYDDKYGELGGLGTARKCLMKQKHRMIKERKEAKAAAKEH; encoded by the exons ATGCCCGAAGAGCCGGACCGGGATGTGTACCGCGAGCCGCCTCCTCGCACCCCTAAGACGGAGCTCACCAACCCGCTCTACCTGGTAGACCAGATCTTTCGAGTCGTGGTCGACGCGCCGGTCACAGCCTGGAGGG AATTTATAGAGCGCCAGCATGCAAAGAACAAGTTTTATTACTATCACCGGAACTTCCGCCGTGTGCCGGACTATACAGAGTGCTTTCAGGACGACTACGTGTGTTACTATGAAGCAGAGATGCAGTGGAGGAG GCTAGTTGATAGAAATATTGTGAGGATTATTCAGGAGAGAATGGGTGCTTGCAAGCAGCGGGAAGGACCCAGTTATTTGGAGAACTGTGCAGCAGAGTTACAGCACTTCAAAGAGGTGTCCAAGGCCTATGACGACAAAT ATGGCGAACTTGGCGGCCTGGGAACTGCTCGCAAATGCTTAATGAAGCAGAAGCACCGGATGATTAAAGAAAGGAAGGAGGCCAAGGCAGCAGCTAAGGAACATTAA
- the RPS2 gene encoding LOW QUALITY PROTEIN: 40S ribosomal protein S2 (The sequence of the model RefSeq protein was modified relative to this genomic sequence to represent the inferred CDS: inserted 3 bases in 2 codons) — protein sequence MELRASQRPQFNMDQNLLLDFSISECTLRLSLSRSNNKWRTTAGAAGGAGGAGAAAGGGDCCRGGFRGGFGXGGEGRGRGRGRGRGRGRGARGKAEDKEWIPVTKLGRLVKDMKSSLWRRXYLFSLPIKESEIIDFFLGSSLKDEVLKIMPVQKQTRAGQRTRFKAFVAIGDYNGHVGLGVKCSKEVATAIRGAIILAKLSIVPVRRGYWGNKIGKPHTVPCKVTGRCGSVLVRLIPAPRGTGIVSAPVPKKLLMMAGIDDCYTSARGCTATLGNFAKATFDAISKTYSYLTPDLWKETVFTKSPYQEFTDHLAKTHATRVSVQRTQAAAVATKRSTSK from the exons ATGGAGTTAAGGGCAAGTCAGAGGCCCCAGTTCAACATGGATCAGAACCTTTTATTAGACTTTAGCATCTCAGAATGTACCTTGAGATTGAGCCTCTCCAGAAGCAATAA CAAATGGCGGACGACGGCCGGTGCTGCgggaggggcaggaggagctggagcagctgcaggtggaggagactGCTGCAGGGGAGGCTTCCGAGGAGGCTTTG ATGGAGGCGAGGGCCGTGGGAGAGGCCGTGGCAGGGGACGTGGCCGAGGCCGTGGAGCTCGGGGCAAAGCTGAAGACAAAGAA tggattCCAGTCACCAAACTTGGTCGCCTAGTAAAGGACATGAAATCAAGTCTCTGGAGGAG ttaccttttctctcttccaATCAAG GAGTCTGAAATCATTGACTTTTTCCTGGGCTCATCCCTGAAGGATGAGGTTTTGAAGATTATGCCTGTTCAGAAACAAACGCGGGCTGGTCAGCGCACCAGGTTCAAG gCCTTTGTGGCTATTGGTGACTACAATGGTCACGTTGGTCTTGGGGTCAAGTGCTCCAAGGAAGTTGCCACTGCAATCCGTGGGGCCATCATTCTTGCAAAGCTGTCCATTGTGCCCGTGAGGAGAGGCTACTGGGGGAACAAGATCGGCAAGCCGCACACTGTACCTTGCAAG GTAACAGGTCGGTGTGGCTCCGTACTTGTGCGTCTCATCCCTGCGCCACGTGGTACTGGAATTGTGTCTGCCCCAGTTCCCAAGAAATTGCTGATGATGGCTGGTATTGACGACTGTTACACATCAGCAAGGGGCTGCACTGCCACCTTGGGCAACTTTG CCAAGGCCACCTTTGATGCCATCTCAAAGACCTATAGTTACCTTACCCCTGATCTGTGGAAAGAGACTGTGTTCACCAAGTCACCTTATCAG GAATTCACTGATCATCTTGCAAAGACTCATGCTACCAGAGTGTCTGTGCAGAGGACCCAAGCAGCTGCTGTGGCAACTAAAAGATCTACTTCAAAATAA